One Streptomyces sp. SAI-135 DNA segment encodes these proteins:
- a CDS encoding TIGR03960 family B12-binding radical SAM protein, whose product MSAETAASVFPQLEALLPHVQKPIQYVGGELNSTVKPWESCDVRWALMYPDAYEVGLPNQGVMILYEVLNEQDGVLAERTYSVWPDLEALMREHKVPQFTVDSHRPVGAFDVFGLSFSTELGYTNMLTALDLAGIPLESKDRGLDDPIVLAGGHAAFNPEPIADFIDAAIIGDGEQAVLDMTRIIREWKAEGRPGGREEVLFRLAKTGGVYIPAFYDVEYLPDGRIARVVPNKSGVPWRVSKHTVMDLDEWPYPKQPLVPLAETVHERMSVEIFRGCTRGCRFCQAGMITRPVRERSITGIGDMVEKGLKATGFEEVGLLSLSSADHSEIGDIAKGLADRYEEDKIGLSLPSTRVDAFNVDLANELTRNGRRSGLTFAPEGGSERMRKVINKMVSEEDLIRTVSTAYGNGWRQVKLYFMCGLPTETDEDVLQIADMATKVIAEGRKVSGQNDIRCTVSIGGFVPKPHTPFQWAPQLSAEETDARLEKLRDKIRGDKKYGRSIGFRYHDGKPGIVEGLLSRGDRRVGAVIRAVYEDGGRFDGWREHFSYDRWMACADKTLPAFGVDVDWYTTREKTYEEVLPWDHLDSGLDKDWLWEDWQDALDETEVEDCRWTPCFDCGVCPQMDTHIQIGPTGKKLLPLTVKNAGPAPASSGHSH is encoded by the coding sequence ATGTCAGCCGAAACCGCCGCGTCGGTGTTCCCGCAGCTCGAAGCTCTGCTCCCGCATGTGCAGAAGCCGATCCAGTACGTCGGCGGTGAGCTCAACTCCACCGTCAAGCCGTGGGAGTCCTGCGACGTCCGCTGGGCACTGATGTACCCGGACGCGTACGAGGTCGGTCTGCCCAACCAGGGCGTCATGATCCTCTACGAGGTCCTGAACGAACAGGACGGCGTCCTCGCCGAGCGCACGTACAGCGTGTGGCCGGACCTGGAGGCGCTGATGCGGGAGCACAAGGTCCCGCAGTTCACAGTGGACAGCCACCGGCCGGTGGGCGCCTTCGACGTGTTCGGCCTGTCCTTCTCCACGGAGCTGGGCTACACCAACATGCTGACGGCGCTGGACCTGGCGGGCATCCCGCTGGAGTCCAAGGACCGCGGCCTCGACGACCCGATCGTCCTGGCCGGCGGCCACGCGGCCTTCAACCCCGAGCCCATCGCGGACTTCATCGACGCGGCGATCATCGGCGACGGCGAGCAGGCCGTCCTCGACATGACGAGGATCATCCGCGAGTGGAAGGCGGAGGGCCGGCCGGGCGGCCGCGAGGAGGTCCTGTTCCGCCTGGCGAAGACGGGCGGGGTGTACATCCCGGCGTTCTACGACGTCGAGTACCTCCCCGACGGCCGTATCGCCCGCGTGGTCCCCAACAAGTCGGGCGTCCCGTGGCGTGTGTCCAAGCACACGGTCATGGACCTGGACGAGTGGCCCTACCCCAAGCAGCCGCTGGTCCCCCTGGCGGAGACGGTCCACGAGCGCATGTCCGTGGAGATCTTCCGCGGCTGCACCCGCGGCTGCCGCTTCTGCCAGGCCGGCATGATCACCCGCCCGGTCCGTGAGCGCTCCATCACGGGCATCGGCGACATGGTGGAGAAGGGCCTGAAGGCGACGGGCTTCGAGGAGGTCGGTCTTCTCTCCCTGTCCTCGGCCGACCACTCGGAGATCGGCGACATCGCGAAGGGCCTGGCGGACCGGTACGAGGAGGACAAGATCGGCCTGTCCCTCCCGTCCACCCGCGTGGACGCCTTCAACGTCGACCTGGCGAACGAGCTGACCAGGAACGGCCGCAGGTCCGGCCTGACCTTCGCCCCCGAGGGCGGCTCCGAGCGCATGCGCAAGGTCATCAACAAGATGGTCTCGGAAGAGGACCTCATCCGCACGGTCTCGACGGCGTACGGCAACGGCTGGCGCCAGGTCAAGCTGTACTTCATGTGCGGCCTGCCCACGGAGACCGACGAGGACGTCCTCCAGATCGCCGACATGGCCACCAAGGTGATCGCCGAGGGCCGCAAGGTCTCCGGCCAGAACGACATCCGTTGCACGGTCTCGATCGGCGGCTTCGTCCCCAAGCCCCACACCCCCTTCCAGTGGGCCCCGCAGCTCTCCGCCGAGGAGACGGACGCCCGCCTGGAGAAGCTCCGCGACAAGATCCGCGGCGACAAGAAGTACGGCCGCTCGATCGGCTTCCGCTACCACGACGGCAAGCCGGGCATCGTGGAAGGCCTCCTCTCCCGCGGCGACCGCCGCGTCGGCGCGGTCATCCGGGCCGTCTACGAGGACGGCGGCCGCTTCGACGGCTGGCGCGAGCACTTCTCCTACGACCGCTGGATGGCCTGCGCCGACAAGACGCTGCCCGCGTTCGGCGTGGACGTCGACTGGTACACGACCCGGGAGAAGACGTACGAGGAGGTCCTGCCCTGGGACCACCTGGACTCCGGCCTCGACAAGGACTGGCTCTGGGAGGACTGGCAGGACGCCCTCGACGAGACGGAGGTCGAGGACTGCCGGTGGACACCGTGCTTCGATTGTGGGGTGTGTCCGCAGATGGACACCCACATCCAGATCGGCCCGACGGGCAAGAAGCTGCTGCCTCTTACGGTCAAGAACGCTGGTCCGGCGCCGGCTTCGAGTGGTCACTCTCACTGA
- a CDS encoding CYTH and CHAD domain-containing protein, protein MADTKREIERKYESDDSGLPDLTGVAGVEAVVDKGVAHLDATYYDTPDERLVASSVTLRRRTGGSDAGWHLKLPVSEGVRDEIRAPLTDTLPDELAALVRSRARDVELVPVVRLRSDRDVRHLLDADGQLLAEVSVDAVHAERLSGGVGDAQWTEIEVELADGGDPALLDKVEKRLRKAGVRPSRSASKLARALAETAPKKKRPVTGDPVTAGDHVLAYARTQRDAIVALDPAVRQDVEDSVHSMRVATRRLRSTFKSCGKVLDRSVTDPIGDELKWLAGELGVDRDREVLAERMSAALDEVPEALVSGPVADRLRAWSGESPGGASARLIGVLDSRRHLALLDALDALLADPPLLKAAGKKPHKVIAKAVRKDFRKVAGLVGQALELEPGTDRDVAIHEARKKTKRTRYAAEAARPALGKPAKTMVKSMKALQNLLGEHQDGVMARRTLRELSAVAHAAGESAFTYGLLYGREEQRAAAVEAELPGFWDGIKGEADAL, encoded by the coding sequence ATGGCGGACACAAAGCGGGAGATCGAACGCAAGTACGAGTCCGACGACAGTGGCCTGCCCGACCTGACCGGAGTCGCCGGGGTCGAGGCCGTCGTCGACAAGGGTGTCGCGCACCTGGACGCCACCTACTACGACACCCCCGACGAACGCCTCGTGGCGTCCTCGGTCACCCTGCGCCGCCGCACGGGTGGATCCGACGCCGGCTGGCACCTCAAGCTCCCCGTCTCCGAGGGCGTGCGCGACGAGATCCGGGCACCCCTGACCGACACCCTCCCCGACGAACTCGCCGCACTGGTCCGCTCCCGCGCCCGGGACGTCGAGCTGGTGCCCGTGGTCCGGCTGCGTTCGGACCGCGACGTGCGCCACCTCCTCGACGCCGACGGGCAGTTGCTCGCCGAGGTCAGCGTGGACGCCGTGCACGCCGAACGGCTCAGCGGCGGCGTCGGCGACGCCCAGTGGACCGAGATCGAGGTGGAACTCGCCGACGGCGGCGACCCGGCCCTCCTCGACAAGGTGGAGAAACGGCTGCGCAAGGCGGGCGTACGGCCCTCCCGGTCCGCCTCGAAACTGGCCCGGGCCCTCGCCGAGACCGCGCCGAAGAAGAAGCGCCCGGTCACCGGGGACCCGGTGACCGCAGGCGACCATGTCCTCGCGTACGCAAGGACCCAGCGGGACGCGATCGTCGCTCTCGACCCGGCCGTCCGCCAGGACGTCGAGGACTCCGTCCACAGCATGCGCGTCGCCACCCGCCGACTGCGCAGCACCTTCAAGTCGTGCGGCAAGGTCCTGGACCGGTCCGTCACCGACCCGATCGGCGACGAGCTGAAGTGGCTGGCCGGCGAGCTGGGCGTGGACCGGGACCGCGAGGTGCTCGCCGAGCGGATGTCGGCGGCCCTGGACGAGGTGCCCGAGGCACTGGTCTCGGGGCCCGTGGCCGACCGGCTGCGGGCGTGGTCGGGGGAGAGCCCCGGCGGGGCCAGCGCGCGGCTGATCGGGGTGCTGGACTCCCGGCGCCATCTCGCCCTGCTCGACGCCCTGGACGCCCTGCTCGCGGACCCGCCGCTGCTCAAGGCGGCCGGGAAGAAGCCGCACAAGGTGATCGCCAAGGCCGTGCGCAAGGACTTCCGCAAGGTCGCCGGGCTGGTCGGACAGGCTCTGGAACTGGAGCCCGGCACCGACCGGGACGTCGCGATCCACGAGGCCCGCAAGAAGACCAAGCGCACCCGCTACGCGGCGGAGGCGGCCCGCCCGGCCCTCGGCAAGCCCGCCAAGACCATGGTGAAGTCCATGAAGGCGCTCCAGAACCTGCTGGGGGAGCACCAGGACGGCGTGATGGCCCGGAGGACCCTGCGCGAGCTGTCCGCGGTCGCCCACGCGGCCGGGGAGAGCGCCTTCACGTACGGGCTGCTGTACGGGCGTGAGGAACAGCGGGCGGCGGCGGTGGAGGCGGAGCTGCCCGGGTTCTGGGACGGGATCAAGGGGGAGGCGGACGCCCTGTGA
- the rodA gene encoding rod shape-determining protein RodA has protein sequence MTGANSFQVSGYGPARAGWTRLLARDSLARRLDWPILFAALALSMIGSLLVFSATRNRTEINQGDPYYFLIRHVMNTGIGFALMIGTVWVGHRTLRTAVPLLYGASVFLILLVLTPLGSTVNGAHSWIVLGGGFSLQPSEFVKITIILGMAMLLAARVDAGDKPYPDHRTVLQALGLAAVPMLIVMLMPDLGSVMVMVIIVLGVLLASGASNRWVFGLLGAGTIGALAVWQLGVLDEYQIARFAAFANPSLDPAGVGYNTNQARIAIGSGGLTGAGLFHGSQTTGQFVPEQQTDFVFTVAGEELGFVGAGLIIVLLGVVLWRACRIARETTELYGTIVAAGIVAWFAFQSFENIGMTLGIMPVTGLPLPFVSYGGSSMFAVWVAIGLLQSIKVQRPMSA, from the coding sequence ATGACCGGAGCCAACAGCTTCCAGGTCTCCGGGTACGGCCCCGCACGCGCGGGCTGGACCCGGCTGCTGGCCCGCGACTCGCTCGCCCGCCGCCTCGACTGGCCGATACTGTTCGCGGCCCTCGCCCTGTCCATGATCGGCTCGCTCCTGGTCTTCTCCGCCACCCGCAACCGCACCGAGATCAACCAGGGCGACCCGTACTACTTCCTGATCCGGCACGTCATGAACACCGGCATCGGGTTCGCCCTGATGATCGGCACCGTGTGGGTCGGCCACCGCACCCTGCGCACCGCCGTGCCCCTGCTGTACGGCGCCTCGGTGTTCCTGATCCTGCTGGTGCTCACCCCGCTGGGCTCCACGGTCAACGGCGCCCACTCCTGGATCGTGCTCGGCGGCGGCTTCTCGCTCCAGCCCTCGGAGTTCGTGAAGATCACGATCATCCTCGGCATGGCGATGCTGCTCGCGGCCCGGGTCGACGCGGGCGACAAGCCCTACCCCGACCACCGCACGGTGCTCCAGGCGCTCGGCCTCGCCGCGGTACCGATGCTGATCGTGATGCTCATGCCCGACCTCGGGTCGGTCATGGTCATGGTCATCATCGTGCTCGGGGTGCTGCTCGCCTCCGGTGCCTCCAACCGGTGGGTCTTCGGACTGCTCGGCGCGGGCACGATCGGCGCGCTCGCGGTGTGGCAGCTCGGGGTCCTTGACGAGTACCAGATCGCCCGCTTCGCCGCCTTCGCCAACCCGAGCCTCGACCCGGCGGGCGTCGGCTACAACACCAACCAGGCGCGGATCGCGATCGGTTCGGGCGGGCTGACGGGCGCGGGCCTCTTCCACGGCTCGCAGACCACCGGCCAGTTCGTCCCCGAGCAGCAGACCGACTTCGTCTTCACCGTCGCCGGTGAGGAACTGGGCTTCGTCGGCGCCGGCCTGATCATCGTCCTGCTCGGCGTCGTGCTGTGGCGGGCCTGCCGGATCGCCCGCGAGACGACCGAGCTGTACGGCACGATCGTGGCCGCCGGGATCGTCGCCTGGTTCGCCTTCCAGTCCTTCGAGAACATCGGCATGACCCTCGGGATCATGCCGGTCACCGGTCTGCCGCTGCCCTTCGTGTCGTACGGCGGATCCTCGATGTTCGCGGTGTGGGTGGCCATAGGGCTGTTGCAGTCGATCAAGGTGCAGCGGCCGATGTCGGCGTAG
- the mrdA gene encoding penicillin-binding protein 2 — protein sequence MTNIPETGRTPRVQIRLVVIQILVLSLLGTLGGRLWYLQIREGDAYAKEASGNHVQQVVEPAVRGSILDARGVALADNETRLVVSASRTDLLKMKDDGKAVLTKLAKVLGMSAKDVMLKVRLCDAKTPQPCWNGSPYQPIPITDEATPKQALQIRERAEDFPGITAEPEAVRRYAAPGKSNAAQVLGYLSPVTDEEITKAQDTDSPYLRSDQVGRSGLERQYDKELRGKAGVTRYEVDNLGRVIGQAEADEAQPGANLVTSIDARVQRVAEYELNDAMKEARKQFDDNTGENYKADSGAVIVMEAKTGRIVAMASNPTYDPNAWVGGISAKDYAKLTGKKSNYPLLNRAIQGQSAPGSTFKVISTAAAVEAGYDFDGRYPCTSSYSVGGQVFKNFESENFGPINLGRALEVSCDTVFYGLAHREWQRDGGINPKKGEPKDYFFKAAHQFGLGKETGIDLPNEVTGRVPDRQWKQSYWNANKDGWCKTGKKDGSYVEKIAYENCLEGNKMRAGDEINYSIGQGDTLVTPIQMATIYAAISNGGTLYNPTVGKAVVSADGKKVDEIKPTSHGKLPISRATLSKMDEALAGVATRGTAAWRFAQVGWPQDKIPMHAKTGTAEVYGKQTTSWFATYTKDYSIVMTISQGGTGSGASGPAVRNIYDALYGVSDDGTIDKKNALLPTPQKSLPKVRTDGTIKSPKIAKDPAKDQRASQQGAPEPDETQQGATVNTSTGGNRDTRRRRRSRGSRRMLT from the coding sequence GTGACCAATATCCCCGAGACCGGACGGACCCCACGGGTCCAGATCCGACTCGTCGTCATCCAGATCCTCGTGCTGTCCCTCCTCGGCACCCTCGGCGGCCGCCTCTGGTACCTCCAGATCCGCGAGGGCGACGCGTACGCCAAGGAAGCCTCCGGCAACCACGTCCAGCAGGTCGTCGAGCCCGCCGTGCGCGGCTCGATCCTGGACGCCCGCGGAGTGGCCCTCGCGGACAACGAGACCCGCCTGGTGGTCTCCGCCTCCCGCACCGACCTGCTGAAGATGAAGGACGACGGCAAGGCCGTCCTCACCAAGCTGGCCAAGGTCCTCGGCATGTCCGCCAAGGACGTCATGCTCAAGGTCCGGCTCTGCGACGCGAAGACCCCCCAGCCCTGCTGGAACGGCTCGCCCTACCAGCCCATCCCCATCACCGACGAGGCCACCCCCAAGCAGGCCCTGCAGATCCGCGAGCGCGCCGAGGACTTCCCCGGCATCACCGCCGAGCCGGAGGCCGTGCGCCGCTACGCCGCCCCCGGCAAGTCCAACGCCGCCCAGGTCCTCGGCTACCTCTCCCCGGTCACCGACGAGGAGATCACCAAGGCCCAGGACACCGACTCGCCCTATCTGCGCTCCGACCAGGTCGGCCGCTCGGGCCTGGAGCGCCAGTACGACAAGGAACTGCGCGGCAAGGCCGGCGTGACCCGCTACGAGGTCGACAACCTCGGCCGGGTCATCGGCCAGGCCGAGGCCGACGAGGCGCAGCCCGGCGCCAACCTCGTCACCAGCATCGACGCCCGCGTCCAGCGTGTCGCGGAGTACGAACTGAACGACGCGATGAAGGAAGCCCGCAAGCAGTTCGACGACAACACCGGCGAGAACTACAAGGCCGACTCGGGCGCCGTCATCGTCATGGAGGCCAAGACCGGCCGCATCGTCGCGATGGCCTCCAACCCGACCTACGACCCCAACGCCTGGGTGGGCGGGATCTCCGCCAAGGACTACGCGAAACTCACCGGCAAGAAGTCCAACTACCCGCTGCTGAACAGGGCCATACAGGGTCAGTCCGCGCCCGGCTCCACCTTCAAGGTGATCTCCACGGCCGCCGCCGTCGAGGCCGGCTACGACTTCGACGGCCGCTACCCGTGCACGAGTTCGTACTCCGTCGGCGGCCAGGTCTTCAAGAACTTCGAGTCGGAGAACTTCGGCCCCATCAACCTCGGCCGGGCCCTGGAGGTCTCCTGCGACACCGTCTTCTACGGCCTCGCACACAGGGAGTGGCAGCGCGACGGCGGGATCAACCCGAAGAAGGGCGAGCCCAAGGACTACTTCTTCAAGGCCGCGCACCAGTTCGGCCTCGGCAAGGAGACCGGCATCGACCTGCCGAACGAGGTCACCGGCCGCGTCCCCGACCGCCAGTGGAAGCAGTCGTACTGGAACGCCAACAAGGACGGCTGGTGCAAGACCGGCAAGAAGGACGGCAGCTACGTCGAGAAGATCGCGTACGAGAACTGCCTCGAAGGCAACAAGATGCGTGCCGGTGACGAGATCAACTACTCCATCGGGCAGGGCGACACCCTCGTCACCCCCATCCAGATGGCCACGATCTACGCGGCGATCTCCAACGGCGGCACCCTGTACAACCCGACCGTCGGCAAGGCCGTCGTCAGCGCCGACGGCAAGAAGGTCGACGAGATCAAGCCCACCTCGCACGGCAAGCTGCCGATAAGCCGCGCCACGCTCAGCAAGATGGACGAGGCCCTCGCGGGCGTCGCCACCCGCGGTACCGCCGCCTGGCGCTTCGCCCAGGTCGGCTGGCCGCAGGACAAGATCCCGATGCACGCCAAGACCGGTACCGCCGAGGTCTACGGCAAGCAGACGACGTCCTGGTTCGCCACGTACACCAAGGACTACTCGATCGTCATGACGATCTCCCAGGGTGGTACGGGCTCCGGCGCCTCCGGCCCCGCCGTCCGCAACATCTACGACGCGCTGTACGGCGTCTCCGACGACGGCACCATCGACAAGAAGAACGCCCTGCTGCCGACCCCCCAGAAGAGCCTGCCGAAGGTCCGGACGGACGGGACCATCAAGTCCCCGAAGATCGCCAAGGACCCGGCCAAGGACCAGCGGGCGAGCCAGCAGGGCGCGCCCGAGCCGGACGAGACGCAGCAGGGCGCGACCGTGAACACGTCGACCGGCGGGAACCGTGACACCCGCAGGCGGCGCCGCAGCAGGGGGAGCCGGAGGATGCTGACATGA
- the mreD gene encoding rod shape-determining protein MreD, translating into MRVNRILLSSALIVVALVIQVSVLARLHLPGAVPDLLLLTVLGLALVYGHVGGALVGFAAGLLADLAPPADHAAGRYALVLCVIGYLAGLAKPENGRLKSATGPMVVVVAAAIGTTLLYAGVGALVGDTAARHVGLGSLLFTAALYDLLLAPFVVPGIMALARRAENDPLAETNSAAKSADISSGWLSSGTGLKIGGQRGGLGSLKTKARTRTARVGRIKGVKRL; encoded by the coding sequence ATGCGCGTCAACCGGATCCTGCTGTCCTCCGCCCTGATCGTGGTCGCCCTGGTGATCCAGGTGAGCGTCCTCGCCCGCCTCCACCTCCCGGGCGCCGTCCCCGACCTGCTGCTCCTGACCGTCCTCGGCCTGGCCCTCGTCTACGGCCACGTCGGCGGCGCCCTCGTCGGCTTCGCCGCGGGCCTGCTCGCCGACCTCGCCCCGCCCGCCGACCACGCCGCCGGCCGCTACGCCCTGGTGCTGTGCGTCATCGGCTACCTCGCGGGCCTCGCCAAGCCGGAGAACGGCAGACTCAAGTCGGCCACCGGCCCCATGGTCGTCGTGGTCGCCGCGGCCATCGGCACCACCCTGCTCTACGCCGGTGTCGGCGCCCTTGTCGGCGACACCGCCGCCCGCCATGTGGGGCTCGGCAGCCTGCTGTTCACCGCCGCCCTGTACGACCTGCTGCTCGCCCCGTTCGTCGTCCCCGGCATCATGGCGCTCGCCCGCCGCGCCGAGAACGACCCGCTCGCCGAGACCAACTCGGCGGCCAAGTCGGCGGACATCTCCTCGGGCTGGCTCTCCTCGGGCACGGGTCTGAAGATCGGCGGCCAGCGCGGCGGCCTCGGCAGCCTGAAGACGAAGGCGCGCACCCGCACCGCGCGCGTGGGCCGCATCAAGGGGGTCAAGCGGCTGTGA
- the mreC gene encoding rod shape-determining protein MreC — protein MRDTRESRLLLVLLIAVAFALITVDIRGGEDSPVDGARQGAAAVFGPIEDGVSSAVDPVGNAVSAIRDSGERHDRLAALEKENAALKAKLGSDDRNTSRLKQLDKMLKIAGAGQYGIKGAQVIAIGAAQGFSWTITIDVGADDGIRRDMTVLNGDGLVGRVTTVGPNTATVLLANDPDFTVGTRMEAGDELGFASGQGDRPLRVELLNGKAEVKKGDRLVTFGSQADKPFVPGVPVGVVSRVDPSGGDLTRTLYVTPYVSFTKLDIVGVVVEAPKKDPRDTVLPAKPKPTPTPTVTVTVTPSANAPVDGEIQQEQ, from the coding sequence GTGAGGGACACACGAGAGAGCCGGCTGCTCCTGGTGCTGCTGATCGCCGTAGCGTTCGCGCTGATCACGGTGGACATCCGCGGCGGGGAGGACTCGCCGGTCGACGGTGCCCGCCAAGGCGCGGCCGCCGTGTTCGGGCCCATCGAGGACGGCGTGTCCTCCGCGGTCGACCCGGTCGGCAACGCCGTCTCCGCCATCCGCGACTCCGGCGAGCGGCACGACCGGCTCGCCGCGCTGGAGAAGGAGAACGCCGCCCTCAAGGCGAAGCTCGGCAGCGACGACCGCAACACCAGCCGCCTCAAGCAGCTCGACAAGATGCTGAAGATCGCCGGCGCGGGGCAGTACGGCATCAAGGGCGCCCAGGTCATCGCCATAGGAGCGGCCCAGGGCTTCTCCTGGACCATCACCATCGACGTGGGCGCCGACGACGGCATCCGGCGCGACATGACCGTCCTCAACGGCGACGGGCTCGTCGGACGCGTCACCACCGTCGGCCCGAACACGGCCACCGTGCTCCTCGCCAACGACCCCGACTTCACCGTCGGCACCCGTATGGAGGCCGGCGACGAGCTCGGCTTCGCCTCCGGACAGGGCGACCGCCCGCTGCGCGTCGAACTGCTCAACGGCAAGGCGGAGGTCAAGAAGGGCGACCGCCTGGTCACCTTCGGCTCGCAGGCCGACAAGCCCTTCGTGCCCGGCGTCCCGGTCGGCGTGGTCTCCCGCGTCGACCCCTCCGGCGGCGACCTCACGCGCACCCTCTACGTCACGCCGTACGTCAGCTTCACCAAGCTCGACATCGTCGGCGTCGTCGTCGAGGCCCCGAAGAAGGACCCGCGCGACACGGTGCTGCCCGCCAAACCGAAGCCGACGCCCACGCCGACCGTGACGGTCACCGTCACCCCGTCCGCCAATGCGCCGGTCGACGGCGAGATCCAGCAAGAGCAGTAG
- a CDS encoding rod shape-determining protein, producing MSFIGRDMAVDLGTANTLVYVRGRGIVLNEPSVVAINTNTGGILAVGAEAKKMIGRTPGNIVAVRPLKDGVIADFEITERMLRYFILKIHKRRYLARPRVVVCVPSGITGVERRAVIEASSQAGARQVHIIEEPMAAAIGSGLPVHEATGNMVVDIGGGTTEVAVISLGGIVTAQSIRVAGDELDNAIIQHIKKEYSLLLGERTAEQIKITIGSAYDLDADEHTEIRGRDLVSGLPKTVVISAAEVRKAIEEPVNAIVDAVKTTLDKCPPELSGDIMDRGIVLTGGGALLRGLDERLRRETGMPIHIAEDPLDSVALGSGKCVEEFEALQQVLDAQPRR from the coding sequence ATGTCGTTCATCGGCCGTGACATGGCTGTCGACCTCGGGACCGCCAACACGCTGGTGTACGTCAGGGGTCGCGGGATCGTACTCAACGAGCCGTCCGTCGTCGCGATCAACACGAACACCGGTGGAATCCTGGCTGTCGGCGCCGAAGCGAAGAAGATGATCGGGCGGACCCCCGGCAACATCGTTGCCGTGCGGCCGCTGAAGGACGGCGTGATCGCCGACTTCGAGATCACCGAGCGGATGCTGCGCTACTTCATCCTGAAGATCCACAAGCGGCGGTATCTCGCGAGGCCGCGCGTCGTCGTGTGTGTCCCCTCGGGCATCACCGGCGTCGAGCGCCGTGCCGTCATCGAGGCGTCGTCCCAGGCCGGCGCCCGCCAGGTGCACATCATCGAGGAGCCCATGGCGGCCGCCATCGGCTCCGGCCTGCCGGTCCACGAGGCCACGGGCAACATGGTGGTGGACATCGGCGGCGGCACCACGGAGGTCGCGGTCATCTCGCTCGGCGGCATCGTCACCGCCCAGTCCATCCGCGTGGCGGGCGACGAGCTGGACAACGCGATCATCCAGCACATCAAGAAGGAGTACTCGCTCCTGCTGGGTGAGCGGACGGCCGAACAGATCAAGATCACGATCGGTTCGGCGTACGACCTCGACGCTGACGAGCACACCGAAATCCGTGGCCGGGACCTCGTCTCCGGGCTGCCCAAGACCGTGGTCATCTCGGCCGCCGAGGTCCGCAAGGCGATCGAGGAGCCGGTCAACGCCATCGTGGACGCGGTCAAGACGACCCTCGACAAGTGCCCGCCCGAGCTCTCCGGCGACATCATGGACCGCGGCATCGTCCTCACCGGCGGCGGCGCCCTGCTGCGCGGGCTCGACGAGCGGCTGCGCCGGGAGACCGGCATGCCGATCCACATCGCCGAGGACCCGCTGGACAGCGTGGCGCTCGGCTCCGGCAAGTGCGTCGAGGAATTCGAGGCGCTCCAGCAGGTGCTGGACGCCCAGCCGCGCAGATGA
- the ndk gene encoding nucleoside-diphosphate kinase, producing MSQRTLVLLKPDAVRRGLTGEIISRIERKAGWQITALELRTLDQETLEQHYGEHKGKPFYEPLVEFMASGPVVALIVEGERVIEGVRQLAGPTDPIAAAPGSVRGDFGVIVRENLIHASDSEESAEREVKIFFPGRA from the coding sequence GTGAGCCAGCGCACCCTCGTCCTCCTCAAGCCCGACGCCGTCCGTCGTGGCCTGACCGGCGAGATCATCAGCCGTATCGAGCGCAAGGCCGGCTGGCAGATCACCGCGCTGGAGCTGCGCACCCTGGACCAGGAGACGCTGGAGCAGCACTACGGCGAGCACAAGGGCAAGCCCTTCTACGAGCCGCTGGTGGAGTTCATGGCCTCCGGTCCGGTCGTGGCGCTGATCGTCGAGGGCGAGCGGGTCATCGAGGGGGTACGCCAGCTGGCGGGCCCCACCGACCCGATCGCCGCCGCGCCCGGCTCCGTTCGGGGGGACTTCGGTGTCATCGTCCGCGAGAACCTCATCCACGCCTCCGACTCGGAGGAGTCCGCCGAGCGCGAGGTGAAGATCTTCTTCCCCGGCCGCGCGTAG
- a CDS encoding DUF4233 domain-containing protein has protein sequence MRTLCASTLIGEFFVVGFAALVAMKDPDLAGATLWTVSGIAMFLCLALCGVVTRPGGVALGWVLQIALIASGFVVPTMFFMGAVFAALWWASVHYGRKIDEAKARFAAQGDRAAQPDSSTPDAV, from the coding sequence ATGCGTACGCTCTGTGCATCGACCCTGATCGGCGAGTTCTTCGTGGTCGGCTTCGCCGCGCTGGTCGCGATGAAGGACCCGGACCTGGCCGGCGCCACACTGTGGACGGTCAGCGGCATCGCCATGTTCCTGTGTCTCGCGCTGTGCGGTGTGGTGACCAGGCCCGGCGGCGTCGCCCTCGGCTGGGTGCTCCAGATCGCCCTGATCGCCTCCGGCTTCGTGGTGCCGACCATGTTCTTCATGGGCGCGGTGTTCGCGGCCCTGTGGTGGGCCTCGGTGCACTACGGCCGGAAGATCGACGAGGCCAAGGCGAGATTCGCCGCGCAGGGAGACCGAGCCGCGCAGCCCGACTCCTCTACACCTGACGCTGTGTGA